ggagatgctccagggctctgtgacctgtgagcagctgccacagaggaattgtgctggcagagcctgaAGGAATCTGGGATCACAGCACTCCCCAGGATGCTCCTCATTCCTCTGCCTGTGGATGCTGCTGGCACCGAGGGCACAGCTCCTCTCTCAACACCCACCTGTGAGTAAAGCCCAGGCAAGAAGGAACTTGACCTCTCATAAGGAAGCACAAATCATTTGAGCTTAAACTCTGATTACTGGAATAAAAAGGATAAAGTTAAATGAGGTATTGCATCATTGAATTTCAATAGCAAATGCTGATTATTGAACAATCTGTTGCATTGTATTTGTCTGGTCATGTTTAGAGTTATGAGGGTGAGAAATCCCGTGCATATCTCAATGTTAGTTGAGTAAATACTCCGAGCAAATATATTTACAGTCTCAATTTCCTTCCTTATTGCTTTGAGAGATTTACCAGAACATAAACTCAGACAAGCTGTGAAATGGCACAAAATGTGTGTCACCCTCACAGGCGATTTTCATCAGTGGACTGGAGGCAGAATTTGGTCAATTGGTCATTTGCTCCAAGATGCAAAATATTGTTAATCAATTCTGCACTGCAGATCAATACATGAAGATAGCAGTTGGGAAGCAGAAGATGCTTATTAATCctgaaaaatccttttattttgcatttgatcTCAAACAGGCCTGGCATCTTTAAATGTTTGAAATCTGTGTGAGCCTAAATTGTGTAGGAAGAGATTACTCATTACCTATAATTTGAATAACTGCCTACTGACTGCCAACTGCTGGATTCTCAGACTGTTAGACGGAGGTTGTAAATACGCATTGGcttgtttaaattatttagcACAAAATATGTGAATATTCCTTTTAATACTACGTTTTAAATTGGTTTGCCAATATGGAGTTTATGTCATGGTTCATGATCAGCTGTTTAATGTGATATAATGAATTAAAACTGTGAGGAATCAAATTTCTTCTTCAGATTCTAGGGCCAGAAATAGATGAGGCTCTATGAAAACTGTTTGAGATTGCTAAGTGGGGTTTCATAAAACACAGATTACCTGTATGTAAAATGTTGTAAAAATCTGTTATTTAGGAAAGCCCTAAAAGGGACAGTGCTAAGCTAAGGCACAAATTAGCTTTATTATCTTATTACTACAACGATTGAGtatgttttttggggttttttttctctagttctggaaataaaaatccccAAGCAACCCAACACATTCTCATCCAGGAGTGCAAACCATGACTGAATGCCCAAGGCCTGCACGTCCACTGGGATTCTCACTCTCTGTACCCACGAAAAAGATGTCCAACAACACAACAGCGAACTCCAGCAACACTCCCTCGGCTTTCCTCGGCCTGTTCCTGGGAAGCATTTCCCTGACCACCATCATCATGAACATTTTGGTGCTGTGCGCagtgaaaacagagaagaagcTGCAGACCGTGGGTAACTTATACATCGTGAGCCTCTCCATCGCCGACCTGATCGTGGGGGCGGCCGTGATGCCCCTGAACATCGTGGACCTGCTGAGCCCCAGGTggcccctggggctggcagcctgTTTGTTCTGGCTCTCCATGGATTACGTGGCCAGCACGGCCTCTATTTTCAACCTCTTCATCCTGTGCATGGACCGGTACCGCTCGGTGCAGCAGCCGCTCAGGTACCTCAAGTACCGCACCAAGATGAGAGCCTCGTTCCTCATCCTGGGGGTGTGGCTGCTCTCCTTCACCTGGGTCATCCCCATCCTGGGCTGGCACGTCTTTGCCAACCAAGGGCAAAGGAAGGTGGCAGGAGACGAGTGTGAGACCGAGTTCTCCAAGGTCACCTGGTTTAAAGTGCTGACAGCCATCTTCAACTTCtacctgccctccctgctgatGTTGTGGTTCTACTGCAAGATCTTCTGGGCGGTCCgaaagcactgccagcaccGAGAGCTCTCCAATGGATCTTATTGGTCTTCCCGGGAGAAAAACACCGCGCAAAATCAGACTAAGACGAGGAatgagaaaagtattttcctcCAGAAGCAAATCCCAGGTGAGAACACCCCTGGCACAGACAAGCAGAGCTCCCCAGAGCCACAAAAAGTGGGGGCAGGGCTTCATTTCAGCAATCCTGACAAGGCTGCCAAGGCAGTGAGTAATGGCAGTGTCCCAAAGTGGAGCTGTTTCTCTGTCAGCACAGTCAAACCTGAGCCTGGCTTGGATAaagcagggaagaagagggTGTGTGCCACCAAAATACCTGGGAATAAAGAGCAGCCTGACTGCCAGGACAGTGACTCCAGCGTGGCATCAGACAACCACACCTTCACTGAGGTGGTCCCCTGTGCAAAGCCCAGCCCCAGCGCCAGGGGATCCTGCTGTCctcagggaagggctgagcacagggagtCCAGGGGGCTGACATTCCTGAGGAAAACCTGGCACACCCTGCACAGCcactccaggagcagccagcgGCACGGCAACAGGGAGAGGAAGGCGGCCAAGCAGCTGGGGGTGATCATGGCAGCCTTCATGCTCTGCTGGATCCCCTACTTCGTGCTCTTCCTGGTGATCACGTTCCACaaccaggagcagctctcagaACTGCACAAGATCACCATATGGCTGGGCTACATCAACTCCACCCTAAATCCATTCCTCTACCCTCTCTGTAACCACAATTTCAAGAAGACTTTTAAAAAGATCCTTCGCATTCATTGATGCTGGTCTGGGGTTTTGGAGCTCAGGAGTTCAACCAAACCAAAGTGTTCCAGTTTCAAAGGATGGGTACAGTAAAAGGCTTTGGCAAACCACAGTTTATAAACAAGTGTTAGTAAAAATGGGAATTGTGCATTTAATAGTTTAACACATTTTAAGAGCAACTTCAGATCGCGATTCTGAAAAACTCAAGGTCAATGTGTGAACTGTTACACTGCTGTCAACTTTTACCATTTGAGATCATCACTTCCATCCCAGAAATGGAGATACAAATAGACACCTTCAGTGATTATAAATTATTGATCTACAGAAAGGGAAACAATCACATTCCTGTGATTGgccagaaacatttttctctctcaactTACTCCATTAAACACATTGCTGGTGAAGTGAGATTTACAAGTGGAGGTACTTGGCACAATCAAAGAAAGAACTTCCAActaactgtttaaaaaaactcCCCTATTTATTTATAGCTTCCTCTAAGTCACAAACTTTTCATCAAATGTCAAGTTTTAGTGTGTATCCTACTGTATCTCTTTGATATCATGCTTATATTAACTGTACATTaactttgctgaaaaaaaattagaattttttatgTCCCAGAAGAGTTTTCATGCTCAATATACTGTCAGCATCTGCTGCAGAAgggtgtgctgctgcttctagACTTGCAGAATGTAGTTGGTTATACATGAAATACGTTTAcctttttttaccctttctaTTTAATTGTATTTCATAAACCTTGCTGTCAaatatttcaggagaaaaacacaATAATAAAATGCTGGAAATAATATTCAGTGTTGGAAAAGAGACCACGAAGATGTTGAAGCACAACTGAAAGCTGGGCTGGCTTTGATgttacaaattaaaaagaaagtccTCTCGTTCTTTTTGTTGTGCTCATGAATTTCCCACACCCTTTAATTGTATTTAAAGGATTCAGTATTAATTGAAGCCCTAATAtatctgcattttaataaaCTGGGTTAATGTGCTAAAGGAATACACTTAAATTCAGTCTATTTCAGTGTATCATGCAAAGTCCAGAGATCAATTGGCTTTGGTTTCAAGTTGCACACAACAAAAACTGCAATTAGGAAACTAAAATCTAGGACGAATAAGGCAAAATgcagagagagaacaaaattcATTGCAGAATTCAGGCAactttttccctgcaggaagaACACCTGCACAAGTAGTAAAACACACCTTTTTGGAGTAGAGAACAGAACCTTTTGAAACACATTCTCCAAGCCCTGGAGATTTGCTCAGCTCAATTGCTGAGCTTCACAGCCATTAAATTGTTCTCTTTTATTATTCCAATTTGCAACAGCAATTCAGGCCAAAAATGGATGGCAATTTagataaggaaataaaagtcaGCCACAATTCTTAGtgctgaaaaacacatttaCCCAAGGGCTGCTGAGAGTCTTCAAGAAATCTGTCCTGTTGATCATGCAAATTGCCTTTTCTGACCTTAAAATATACTACTAATACACAACAAAACCTCAGCAGGATCATTGAAAACTGGTCTAAAGATGGTGGTGGCTTTAACAACAAAAAcctttggttaaaaaaaaaaacaaacaaacaaacaaaaaaccacaacaccatTCAAAGAGCTAAACCCAGGAAAATAAAGCTGCCTGAATATTGTTTATCTCAAGTCATCTTACCAATGATCTTTGTGTAACTGTGTTATGGCAAAGACGGGATTCGTGATAGCCACATTTTATAGCTATTAGATAACAATGAAGCAGGGAAACAGAATAATGTCTATGTTAAATTGCAAATACCTAAGAAAATTTCTCAGTTTATTTCACTGAACAGGAAATTCCAGTGCCTCTGGCTGtgaaggaagcagaggaaagcaAATTCGGGTAAGAAAGGGAGAAGCCTCCCACCAACATGGGGCCAGGGCTCAAGAGAGGATTTCAGGCGTGGTTTcctgtaaaatatttccagtttttcACTCCACAGCCGAGGTCAGAGGACACGGAGGTTCCAGAGAACATCAGCAGTGTGGGGATTTCTGGGATGAAGGTGCGGTGGGAGCGGACCTGCTTTCCAGGCACAGCATTCCCCTCGGAGCGTTCCTGCGCCACTGGGGACATCTGGCGGGGCAGGAGCGAACGCCCCGGCCAGCGGGGGATCCTCATCGCGCTTTGCCCTGCActttcaggaaaggaaacattACATTTTGGCCTTTTCGCACCGTCTAAAAGAACACCAGTAAATTTTCTGAGGGTTCTGTTGCGTGCCGGGGAAGGTGGGGCAGGACACGGCTGCGGACACACGGCTCCAGGCGCTGAGGGGCACGGGCCCGCCTCAGCCGGCGGCTGTGGCTGCAAGGGACGCTGCCGAGGGCGGGCGAACACCGCCGAACCCCGCCGGGACCGGGAGCGCTCGCGCCGCGCCCGTGCTCCGCGCCTTGTGACGTAATCACTCCGCGCCTCGTGACGTAATCACTCCGCGCTGCCCGATCGTCATCTGCGCGCGCCAGGCGTGACGTCACCGGTGTGCGCGGGCCGGCGATGCGGGAAGTGCGGAACGAGCGGCGCAGCCGGTGAGAGGGAGTGGTCGGGTCGTGTCGGGTCCTGTCGGCCACTGCCCCCGCGGGGTCACAGCGCCGGCACTGTCCCCGCCCTGCCCCTTGCAGCCCCCGCGGTCGGTGTGTCCTGCCCTCAGCCGGCTCCCCGGGGCTGCAGTCACGCATAGACGAGGCGGAGCCTGCCAGTGCCGGGCGGCCGGGAACGTGTCGCTGTCAGTCCCGGTGCCGATGCCGTGTCGCAGTGCGGGGCCGGTCCCGGGGTTGGTGATCTCTCGGTTCCGTGTCGCTGTGCGGGGCCGGTCTCGTATCAGCGTACAGACGCGGTGCCATGTCCATGTTCAGGGTCCGTCCCGTGCTGGTCCCATGTCGCTCCTGTGTCGCTGTGCGGGGCCAGTGTCagtcccggtgccggtgccgtgTCCTGTGCGGGGCTGGTCCCATGTCAGTGTTCGGTCCCGGTCCCGTGTCGGTCCCCTGTCGCTGAACAGGGCCGATCCCGGTCCCGGTGCCGTGTCAGTGTTCGGGGCCGGTGCCGTGTCAGTGTACAGCCCCGGTGCCGTGTCAGTGTACAGCCCCGGTGCCGTGTCCTGTCCGTGCCCGGTGCCGTGTCAGTGTTCGGGCATTGTGCCGTGTCAGTGTACAGTCCTGGTGCCGTGTCCTGTTCGggcccggtgccggtgccgtgTCAGTGTACAGCCCCGGTGCCGTGTCCATGTTCAGGCCCGGTGCCGTGTCCTGTTCGggcccggtgccggtgccgtgTCAGTATACAGCCCCGGTGCCGTGTCCTGTTCGGGCCCGGTgccgtgtccgtgtccgtgtccgcCCGTCCGCTGTGTCCCGTGTCGGCCCGCCCAGGCTGAGCGGTGTCTGTGCCCCCAGGCCTGTCGCCCTGCGCTGAGCCAtggccgcggcgggcggggatCCCGGCGGCGCCGCGCTCTCCCGGCTGCAGTTCGCGCCCTTCAGCAGCGCCCTGGACGCCGGCTTCTGGCACCAGCTGACCCAGAGGAAACTCAACGAGTACCGCCTGGATGAGACCCCCAAGGTCATCAAGGGCTACTACTACAACGGTCCGTACAGACCCTCTTTACTAGTCGGGGTTCTCCTGGCGCTCCTCTAAGTGCCTGACATATTTCAGGCGTTTTGCTGAAACACTAGAAAGTGTGCCTGTGAATTTGATGTGTTTCACTGGGTAATTGACATCAACAAAGTGCAAACTTTCACTGGATACTTCGTATGTTCACTGGGTATTTCGTATTTTTCACCGGGTAATTTACatcaacagaaaacaaatatttcactgGGTATTTTGTGTATTGCACTGGGTGATTTCCATCAACATTTGATTTCCATCAAATGTTTCACTGGGTGTTTTGTGTATTTCACTGAGTGATTTCCTTCAACAAAAACCAAATGTTTCACTGGGTGTTTTGTGTATTTCACTGAGCGATTTCCATCAACAAAAACCAAATGTTTCACTGGGTGTTTTGTATGTTCACCGGGTAATTTACGTCAACAAAG
This is a stretch of genomic DNA from Sylvia atricapilla isolate bSylAtr1 chromosome 11, bSylAtr1.pri, whole genome shotgun sequence. It encodes these proteins:
- the HRH1 gene encoding histamine H1 receptor → MTECPRPARPLGFSLSVPTKKMSNNTTANSSNTPSAFLGLFLGSISLTTIIMNILVLCAVKTEKKLQTVGNLYIVSLSIADLIVGAAVMPLNIVDLLSPRWPLGLAACLFWLSMDYVASTASIFNLFILCMDRYRSVQQPLRYLKYRTKMRASFLILGVWLLSFTWVIPILGWHVFANQGQRKVAGDECETEFSKVTWFKVLTAIFNFYLPSLLMLWFYCKIFWAVRKHCQHRELSNGSYWSSREKNTAQNQTKTRNEKSIFLQKQIPGENTPGTDKQSSPEPQKVGAGLHFSNPDKAAKAVSNGSVPKWSCFSVSTVKPEPGLDKAGKKRVCATKIPGNKEQPDCQDSDSSVASDNHTFTEVVPCAKPSPSARGSCCPQGRAEHRESRGLTFLRKTWHTLHSHSRSSQRHGNRERKAAKQLGVIMAAFMLCWIPYFVLFLVITFHNQEQLSELHKITIWLGYINSTLNPFLYPLCNHNFKKTFKKILRIH